From Gemmatimonadaceae bacterium, a single genomic window includes:
- a CDS encoding bifunctional homocysteine S-methyltransferase/methylenetetrahydrofolate reductase: MTTVAEHPTPANSAGHNAPAASPRAALLERLLAPDEVVMFDGAMGTMLYAKGVFINQCYDELVLRSPDLVREVHAAYVKAGADVIETNTFGANRTKLTQYGLEGQVTQINRRAAEVAREAAGEQRLVAGAVGPLGVRLEPYGPTSRAEAREIFQEQTAALKAGGADCFILETFADLEELEQAILAARAVDPTMPVIAQATVGPEQRTAFGATPEDVARVLDKWGVDVIGLNCSVGPQTILEAIERMAAVTDRKLSAQPNAGMPRDVGGRSMYMASPEYMATYARHLIQAGAKIVGGCCGTTPDHIKAMVEGVRPLAPRTRVIPGATREFAAVTGAPAPGKEPVPLAERSRLGAKLAAGRFVTSVEIVPPRGVDTAKLEQDAAALAKAGVDAINVPDGPRAQSRMGAIATSLIIERHGIEAVTHYACRDRNLLGMLSDLLGASALGLRNMLLITGDPPKMGPYPDATAVFDIDAIGLTNLVRKLNRGLDPGNNPIGEPTKFVIGVGVNPAAIDPSHELRRFRWKVEAGAEYAITQPVFDPSQLESFLVRCEDTRIPVVAGIWPLVSARNAEFLANEVPGVTMPAEILDRMRSANDKSKEHALAEGISIAREMLARVKGAVQGVQVSAPFGKIEYALEVFGALS; encoded by the coding sequence ATGACCACTGTTGCTGAGCACCCGACGCCCGCGAATTCCGCGGGCCACAACGCGCCGGCTGCATCGCCGCGCGCCGCCCTTCTTGAGCGCCTGCTGGCCCCCGACGAAGTGGTCATGTTCGACGGCGCGATGGGCACAATGCTCTATGCCAAGGGCGTGTTTATCAATCAGTGCTACGACGAACTCGTGCTTCGTAGCCCCGATCTCGTACGCGAAGTCCACGCGGCCTATGTGAAGGCCGGCGCAGACGTGATCGAGACAAACACATTCGGGGCGAACCGCACCAAACTCACGCAGTATGGCCTCGAGGGGCAGGTCACGCAGATCAATCGACGCGCGGCCGAGGTGGCGCGTGAGGCGGCGGGCGAGCAGCGACTTGTCGCTGGTGCAGTCGGCCCACTCGGCGTACGGCTGGAGCCCTACGGGCCAACAAGCCGTGCAGAGGCGCGCGAGATTTTCCAGGAACAGACGGCGGCACTCAAAGCCGGTGGGGCCGACTGCTTCATCCTCGAGACCTTCGCGGATCTGGAGGAGTTGGAGCAGGCGATTCTTGCGGCGCGCGCGGTAGACCCCACCATGCCCGTCATCGCTCAGGCGACGGTTGGCCCTGAGCAGCGCACGGCGTTCGGCGCCACTCCCGAGGATGTGGCCCGCGTTCTCGACAAGTGGGGAGTGGACGTCATCGGGCTGAACTGCTCAGTGGGCCCGCAGACGATTCTCGAGGCCATCGAACGCATGGCCGCGGTTACCGATCGCAAGCTGTCCGCGCAGCCCAACGCCGGTATGCCGAGAGACGTGGGCGGGCGAAGCATGTACATGGCCAGCCCGGAGTACATGGCCACGTACGCGCGCCACCTCATTCAGGCCGGTGCCAAGATCGTTGGCGGGTGCTGCGGAACGACACCTGATCACATCAAGGCGATGGTGGAGGGCGTACGTCCGCTCGCCCCGCGCACGCGAGTCATTCCAGGCGCCACGCGGGAGTTCGCAGCGGTGACTGGCGCGCCGGCCCCTGGCAAAGAGCCTGTGCCGCTCGCGGAGCGTTCGCGCCTTGGGGCAAAGCTCGCGGCCGGGAGGTTTGTGACCAGCGTAGAGATCGTTCCACCGCGCGGCGTGGATACTGCCAAACTCGAGCAAGACGCGGCCGCACTCGCCAAGGCTGGTGTTGACGCCATCAACGTGCCTGACGGGCCTCGTGCGCAGAGCCGAATGGGCGCTATTGCGACGAGCCTGATCATTGAACGGCATGGCATCGAGGCCGTCACCCATTACGCGTGTCGCGATCGCAACCTGCTCGGTATGCTGAGCGACCTGCTCGGCGCATCCGCGCTTGGGCTGCGGAATATGCTGCTTATCACTGGTGATCCACCGAAAATGGGTCCGTATCCGGATGCGACCGCCGTGTTCGATATTGATGCGATCGGACTCACCAATCTCGTTCGGAAGTTGAATCGTGGACTAGATCCGGGAAACAACCCAATAGGCGAGCCAACCAAGTTCGTCATTGGCGTCGGCGTGAATCCGGCGGCGATTGACCCCAGTCACGAGTTGAGGCGATTTCGCTGGAAGGTGGAGGCTGGCGCTGAGTACGCCATTACCCAACCGGTATTCGATCCTTCGCAGCTTGAAAGTTTTCTTGTGCGCTGTGAAGATACCCGAATTCCGGTCGTCGCTGGCATTTGGCCTCTGGTATCTGCTCGCAACGCTGAGTTCTTGGCGAACGAAGTCCCTGGCGTGACCATGCCGGCTGAGATCTTGGATCGAATGCGATCAGCGAACGACAAGAGCAAGGAACACGCCCTTGCGGAGGGTATCTCCATTGCTCGAGAGATGCTCGCTCGAGTGAAGGGCGCTGTTCAGGGCGTACAGGTGAGTGCCCCTTTTGGCAAGATCGAGTATGCGCTTGAAGTCTTCGGGGCGCTTTCATGA
- the asnB gene encoding asparagine synthase (glutamine-hydrolyzing) produces MCGIAGALSFDAPVDMALLEQQRDSMRHRGPDSAGLWQSDHGKVGFAHRRLAIIDLSPGGHQPMTHAETGVTITFNGEIYNYVALRDELRGRGHTFRTHSDTEVILSAFVEWGVECVSRLDGMFAFAIFDPRVDLVHLARDRAGEKPLFYRRTADGLGFASEAKALLADPSCPRRIRLQSLDEYFAYGYVTGEHTLFADILRVAPAGLMTVDLRSGRIDSRQYWTLPSLERSQDVADTSAIEDQLLEVLQGAVKRQLVADVPVGILLSGGVDSSIVGALAAKVSRSPVRTFTVRFPGHGEFDEGPFARMVADHLGTKHTEIEATPPSPELMGQLVAQFDEPISDSSMIPTYLVSKAIRDYATVAIGGDGGDELFGGYHRYSAQLRQERLRRQLPRPLRALMARASTFLPVAAPGRGFLTALGGSADDSIANPGRIFRADERPSLSDALETQPLSDGATAEALRRSAMRSRGSLLQRATAVDFSSYMVDDVLVKVDRASMLTSLEVRAPFLDRSVIEFAFSKVPDVFKATETGRKLILRKIGSRLLPSSLDLTRKQGFSIPMNSWLQNEWASVVDDAMSGPKPMLVKPESVRRYRRLLQQGKPVGDRLFALAFLLMWERTYHPTDVVLA; encoded by the coding sequence ATGTGCGGAATTGCCGGCGCATTAAGCTTTGACGCCCCTGTCGATATGGCGCTCCTTGAGCAGCAGCGTGACAGCATGCGTCATCGCGGCCCGGACTCGGCCGGGCTTTGGCAGTCTGATCATGGCAAGGTCGGCTTCGCCCATCGGCGCTTGGCGATCATCGACCTCTCTCCAGGCGGTCACCAGCCGATGACGCACGCTGAGACGGGCGTGACGATCACATTCAATGGTGAGATCTACAACTACGTCGCCCTTCGCGACGAGTTGCGCGGCCGCGGCCACACTTTTCGCACGCATTCCGATACTGAGGTAATCCTCAGCGCCTTCGTTGAGTGGGGCGTGGAGTGCGTGTCGAGGCTGGATGGCATGTTCGCGTTCGCGATCTTTGACCCGCGCGTTGATCTCGTGCACTTGGCGCGCGATCGCGCTGGCGAGAAGCCTCTTTTTTATCGTCGAACTGCTGACGGCCTTGGCTTCGCGAGTGAGGCGAAAGCTCTACTTGCCGATCCGTCCTGTCCTCGCCGCATTCGCCTGCAGTCGCTCGATGAGTACTTCGCGTACGGATACGTTACGGGTGAGCATACACTTTTTGCCGATATCCTTCGCGTCGCGCCGGCTGGACTAATGACCGTCGACCTGCGCTCAGGCCGTATCGACTCTCGTCAATACTGGACACTGCCATCACTTGAACGGTCCCAAGATGTGGCAGACACGAGCGCCATTGAGGATCAGCTGCTCGAGGTGCTGCAGGGTGCAGTAAAGCGCCAACTCGTAGCCGACGTCCCGGTAGGCATTCTACTAAGCGGCGGAGTGGATTCGAGCATTGTAGGTGCGCTTGCGGCCAAGGTAAGCCGTTCGCCGGTACGGACGTTTACCGTGAGATTTCCGGGACACGGGGAGTTCGACGAAGGTCCGTTCGCACGGATGGTGGCGGATCACCTCGGGACTAAGCACACCGAGATCGAGGCGACACCGCCAAGCCCAGAGTTGATGGGCCAGCTTGTTGCGCAGTTTGATGAGCCCATCTCCGATTCGTCGATGATCCCGACGTATCTGGTCTCGAAGGCGATTCGCGATTACGCTACCGTTGCCATTGGAGGAGACGGCGGCGATGAGCTATTCGGCGGGTATCATCGGTATTCTGCCCAGCTCAGACAGGAGCGCCTACGACGCCAGCTGCCCAGGCCGCTTCGAGCGCTCATGGCAAGGGCGTCCACGTTCCTGCCCGTTGCCGCACCGGGACGAGGCTTTCTTACGGCGCTTGGCGGTTCGGCGGACGATAGCATTGCGAACCCCGGTCGTATCTTTCGGGCCGATGAGCGTCCCTCGCTTAGCGATGCACTCGAGACTCAACCTCTGTCGGACGGCGCAACTGCGGAAGCTCTTCGACGAAGTGCAATGCGGAGTCGCGGGTCGCTATTGCAGCGCGCTACAGCCGTAGATTTTTCGAGCTACATGGTCGATGATGTGTTGGTCAAGGTCGATCGGGCCAGTATGCTCACATCGTTAGAAGTCCGAGCGCCTTTCCTCGACCGCTCCGTCATTGAGTTTGCATTCTCTAAAGTGCCTGACGTTTTCAAGGCGACGGAGACGGGTCGGAAGCTCATTCTTCGTAAGATCGGATCACGTCTGCTTCCTTCGTCGCTCGACTTGACGCGTAAGCAGGGCTTCTCGATTCCGATGAATTCGTGGCTACAGAATGAGTGGGCATCGGTCGTCGATGACGCGATGAGCGGCCCGAAACCGATGCTCGTTAAGCCAGAATCGGTGCGGCGGTACCGCAGATTGCTTCAGCAGGGGAAGCCCGTTGGTGACCGGCTCTTCGCGCTGGCCTTCTTGCTCATGTGGGAGCGGACCTATCACCCTACCGACGTAGTCTTGGCCTAG
- a CDS encoding glycosyltransferase → MIWVYLASATLVALLLLIWIGYPLIMGGLSRFLGRPCQPDRGAAVGRSVSVVLATREASELVLARVQNLLDTDHPLERLEIIVVRDVLSREIWPVTAFEGFPVRVVDGDQPGGKAAALNAGVRASQGEVLVMADTAQRFTRDTIPELVAALEDARFGAISGALELGRAGGASPVHWYWSLEKWLRHSEARIHSSIGVTGAVYAMRRQLWVPIPDGTLLDDVFVPMSLVLRGYRVGFSYAAQAYDVRSFSSKAEETRKTRTLTGVLQLIALLPETLSRRNPVVLQFVMHKLARLATPLLIALFLPVALWVFTDLARAYPASFGGGTAATIAVVLTVPRLRQKTASAFGWFYSMQRATIIALFNGLRGNWSVWGSPK, encoded by the coding sequence GTGATATGGGTCTACCTCGCCAGCGCCACCCTAGTCGCGCTCCTGCTCCTGATCTGGATCGGATACCCCCTCATCATGGGGGGGCTTTCCCGTTTTCTCGGGCGTCCGTGCCAACCCGACCGAGGCGCTGCGGTGGGGCGATCAGTTAGCGTCGTTCTCGCAACCCGGGAGGCTTCTGAGCTGGTCCTGGCGCGTGTTCAGAACTTGCTCGACACGGACCATCCACTTGAACGACTAGAAATCATTGTTGTGCGTGACGTCCTGAGTCGCGAGATCTGGCCCGTCACGGCGTTCGAAGGGTTCCCGGTACGTGTTGTTGACGGTGATCAGCCGGGAGGGAAAGCCGCGGCGCTGAATGCAGGAGTCCGCGCGTCGCAGGGAGAAGTGCTTGTGATGGCCGATACCGCACAGCGGTTCACTCGCGACACAATTCCCGAACTGGTCGCGGCGTTGGAAGATGCCCGCTTCGGTGCAATCTCGGGCGCACTCGAGCTGGGCAGGGCCGGTGGTGCCTCGCCCGTACACTGGTACTGGAGCCTCGAGAAGTGGCTGCGGCACAGCGAGGCGCGTATTCACTCAAGTATCGGCGTTACCGGGGCCGTGTACGCGATGCGCCGTCAACTGTGGGTGCCAATCCCGGACGGCACTTTGCTCGACGATGTGTTCGTCCCGATGTCGCTTGTCCTACGCGGATATCGAGTTGGATTTTCGTATGCCGCGCAAGCGTATGATGTGCGGTCTTTTTCGTCAAAAGCCGAGGAAACTCGGAAAACACGAACGCTGACCGGCGTACTACAGCTGATCGCGTTGCTCCCTGAAACGCTCTCAAGGCGAAACCCGGTGGTGCTGCAGTTTGTAATGCACAAGCTTGCCCGGCTCGCCACACCTTTGCTGATCGCATTGTTCCTGCCGGTCGCCCTCTGGGTTTTCACTGATCTTGCGCGAGCGTATCCTGCGTCTTTCGGTGGAGGCACAGCAGCGACGATCGCTGTCGTGCTAACTGTGCCGCGCCTGCGCCAAAAAACCGCCTCTGCCTTCGGCTGGTTCTACTCGATGCAGCGGGCCACGATCATCGCACTCTTCAATGGATTGCGCGGCAACTGGAGTGTGTGGGGTTCGCCGAAGTGA
- a CDS encoding acyl-CoA dehydrogenase family protein, translating to MLTANPLTVLSEEESLFRTAVAELALSEVLPQVRAMEEAGKVDPALTAKFFELGLMGIELPESVGGAGGSLMMVTLAVEELSKVDASAAIQVDVQNTLVNYPLHRYGNPEQHARILPRMTSDTIGAYALSEPGSGSDAFGLACRADRAEGGWTLNGSKAWITNGGEANVFVVFANTNPDAGYKGITAFIVERGATGFTVGRKEDKLGIRASSTTALHFENVFVSDANVLGAVGQGYKIAIDTLNGGRVGIGAQMIGVAQGALNATTAYLKERRQFGRPLADFQGIQFQVAQAATELEAARLLVYNAARLRDAGEDIAKEGAMAKLYSSQMCERVTSLCVELFGGYGYTREYPVEKFYRDAKIGTIYEGTSNMQLQTIAKAVLR from the coding sequence GTGCTCACCGCCAATCCCCTCACCGTCCTGTCGGAGGAGGAATCCCTCTTCCGCACCGCCGTCGCAGAACTCGCCCTCTCCGAAGTGCTCCCTCAAGTGCGAGCCATGGAGGAGGCTGGGAAGGTCGACCCAGCGCTGACCGCCAAGTTCTTCGAGCTTGGCCTCATGGGCATTGAGCTTCCGGAAAGTGTCGGCGGAGCCGGAGGCTCCCTCATGATGGTGACCCTCGCTGTCGAAGAGCTGAGCAAGGTGGATGCCTCGGCCGCCATTCAGGTGGACGTGCAAAACACCCTCGTGAACTACCCCCTGCACCGCTACGGGAATCCGGAGCAGCACGCCCGGATCTTGCCCCGGATGACCTCGGATACGATCGGCGCCTATGCCCTGTCTGAGCCGGGATCGGGTTCCGATGCCTTCGGGCTCGCCTGCCGAGCGGATCGGGCGGAGGGCGGGTGGACTCTGAACGGGTCCAAGGCGTGGATTACGAATGGGGGCGAGGCGAACGTCTTCGTGGTGTTCGCCAACACAAACCCCGACGCCGGCTACAAGGGCATCACGGCCTTCATCGTGGAGCGGGGCGCTACCGGCTTCACGGTAGGCCGAAAGGAGGACAAGCTCGGGATCCGGGCGTCCAGCACCACGGCGCTGCATTTCGAGAATGTGTTCGTGTCCGACGCCAACGTGCTCGGGGCGGTGGGTCAGGGGTACAAGATTGCCATCGACACCCTGAACGGCGGCCGGGTGGGAATCGGCGCCCAGATGATCGGCGTGGCCCAGGGGGCGCTCAATGCGACCACGGCCTACCTCAAGGAACGCCGCCAGTTCGGCCGCCCCCTCGCCGATTTCCAGGGGATTCAGTTCCAGGTGGCGCAGGCCGCCACCGAACTCGAGGCGGCCCGCCTGCTGGTGTACAACGCGGCACGCCTGCGGGATGCCGGAGAGGATATCGCCAAGGAGGGGGCCATGGCCAAGCTCTATTCCTCGCAGATGTGCGAGCGAGTCACTTCGCTCTGTGTGGAGCTTTTTGGCGGCTACGGCTACACCCGTGAGTATCCGGTCGAGAAGTTCTATCGGGACGCGAAGATCGGCACTATCTATGAGGGCACCAGCAACATGCAGCTACAGACGATCGCCAAAGCTGTGCTGAGGTGA
- a CDS encoding glycosyltransferase — MRDREALLRACLTSLQASLLQYPNAYIVVVDNGSTDGSFVVGQAFGPRVSSIQSLARSIGGVRNAGAQQHGIAADAFVFVDCDCIVRPDFLPAVASVFHASGADAVGCEVISPADGHWTEVTSDALHRVGGDSFREYINSACFAVKAEAFKSIGGFDEQMTSSEDVDICRRLLKKGFRIFHSESLRVVHLGNPKSTSGFYKRLRWHGEGAAQARPFQLSRTIAAAITHLLVSSVGLAVAVTWTLQDRNLYRAGLLLIASFLAVPTLFVAARAAQLRRPIPIANSIALMTVSMFARSHGLLRSLRRRA; from the coding sequence GTGCGCGACCGCGAAGCATTGCTTCGCGCATGTTTGACGTCCCTGCAGGCCTCACTGCTCCAGTACCCGAACGCCTATATCGTCGTCGTCGACAATGGCTCAACGGATGGGTCTTTTGTCGTCGGTCAAGCCTTCGGTCCTCGCGTGTCTTCGATCCAGTCCCTTGCTCGCAGCATTGGAGGAGTTCGAAATGCGGGTGCTCAGCAACACGGTATCGCGGCTGACGCATTCGTTTTTGTAGACTGCGATTGCATTGTTCGACCGGATTTTCTACCAGCTGTGGCATCGGTATTTCATGCTTCTGGAGCAGACGCTGTAGGCTGTGAGGTGATTTCGCCTGCGGACGGTCACTGGACGGAGGTAACGAGTGACGCACTGCATCGAGTTGGCGGCGACTCGTTTCGAGAGTACATAAATTCCGCCTGTTTCGCGGTGAAAGCGGAAGCTTTCAAGTCTATCGGCGGCTTTGACGAACAAATGACGAGTAGCGAAGACGTAGATATTTGTCGCCGCCTGCTGAAGAAGGGATTTCGCATCTTCCACAGCGAAAGCCTCAGGGTTGTTCATCTTGGAAATCCGAAATCAACCAGTGGATTTTACAAGCGACTCCGTTGGCACGGAGAGGGAGCTGCACAAGCCCGCCCGTTTCAACTTTCGCGGACTATTGCGGCAGCAATAACCCATCTGCTCGTATCGTCAGTAGGACTCGCGGTCGCGGTTACCTGGACCCTCCAAGACCGAAACCTGTACCGGGCAGGCCTCTTACTAATCGCATCGTTTCTTGCGGTACCGACACTTTTCGTGGCGGCTCGCGCTGCTCAACTGCGACGACCGATTCCTATAGCGAATAGCATCGCGCTCATGACCGTATCGATGTTCGCAAGATCGCATGGGCTCTTGCGATCGCTTCGACGCCGCGCGTGA
- a CDS encoding VanZ family protein — translation MSVLLILAATLLPTGTAPIDLAAQRWCIDCGGPWAADAVCNILLFVPLGVALASLRSRASQAAVIGGLLSFLLELAQSLDLPPGRSSSFVDVLANSLGSEIGWGLFRVGPRLWQARGGRAFGLGLCWWFLGLLVLFGTAAAVQRGADSSPRLISTSPYQHSPIYGWYGGNPQLATIGASADEQPLTILHRGSGPIVAAADSPSETWLVRVWTAGRDTARYRRALFYLHLLGDSTPELVISQNDGAAELLVRRRAQELGLVFPTLTLARVFGQVKEDDRIDLQIGVHPARVELTGNTGAGARTAALDLSPAIGWTLLQSVVGIAHPLASLVALAWLTAIFLPVSWWLTRSGNRFSIILSGTAIAVSTLGVSALFSVAPFSTRDILFVCAIGGVGIYSGRRSQAGVRQPPVPPKLPAVSRIS, via the coding sequence GTGAGCGTTTTACTCATCCTTGCGGCCACACTTCTCCCCACCGGTACCGCTCCCATCGACTTAGCGGCCCAGAGATGGTGTATTGACTGCGGTGGTCCGTGGGCCGCTGATGCGGTGTGCAACATTTTGCTGTTTGTTCCTTTAGGAGTTGCGCTAGCTTCGCTGCGGTCGAGAGCTTCCCAAGCCGCGGTAATTGGGGGACTTCTTTCATTCTTGCTGGAGCTTGCACAGTCCCTAGACTTGCCCCCAGGAAGAAGCTCCTCATTCGTTGATGTGCTAGCGAACTCTTTGGGCTCCGAGATTGGGTGGGGACTTTTTCGAGTTGGTCCCCGACTCTGGCAAGCCCGCGGCGGGAGAGCGTTTGGGTTAGGGCTCTGTTGGTGGTTCCTCGGCTTGCTTGTGCTATTTGGCACGGCAGCTGCAGTGCAGCGGGGAGCCGACTCCAGTCCACGATTGATCAGCACTAGCCCTTACCAACATTCGCCGATATACGGCTGGTATGGCGGCAATCCACAACTTGCTACAATCGGTGCCTCCGCCGACGAACAACCGTTGACAATCTTGCACCGAGGCAGTGGTCCGATCGTCGCTGCTGCCGATTCACCGAGCGAGACTTGGTTGGTTCGCGTCTGGACGGCGGGTCGGGATACAGCCAGGTACCGACGCGCCCTGTTCTACCTCCACCTCTTGGGGGATAGCACTCCCGAGCTTGTCATTTCGCAGAACGACGGTGCCGCGGAATTGCTCGTTAGGCGGCGGGCCCAAGAACTCGGACTTGTATTCCCAACGCTTACGCTGGCACGTGTGTTCGGTCAGGTAAAGGAAGACGATCGTATTGATCTGCAGATCGGAGTTCACCCTGCCCGTGTTGAACTAACGGGCAACACGGGTGCAGGTGCGCGTACGGCTGCTCTTGATCTATCGCCAGCGATTGGATGGACATTGCTTCAGTCGGTCGTTGGGATCGCGCATCCGCTCGCTTCTCTGGTCGCTTTGGCTTGGCTCACGGCGATATTCCTGCCTGTGTCATGGTGGCTGACGAGGAGTGGCAACCGATTCTCAATCATTTTGTCGGGTACCGCGATCGCTGTGAGCACGCTCGGTGTTAGCGCTCTCTTTAGCGTTGCACCATTTTCCACCAGGGACATCCTATTTGTCTGCGCAATAGGAGGCGTCGGTATCTACTCTGGTCGAAGATCCCAGGCAGGAGTTCGTCAGCCCCCAGTGCCTCCTAAACTCCCGGCTGTTTCTCGGATTTCATGA
- a CDS encoding YggT family protein: protein MNSLIGALDALLALIRPVIFAAGAVAGIGAIVSWGVRTRKISPFSGVARFVRGSIDPWLVTPMERRLLRAGGTPYAAPWWALAAVILGGLLLISGLQFVRDQLALLFLASQSGMSLAAVLVQWTFSILRIALFARVIASWVGGGPYSKWWRWSFVLTEWFLAPLRNVIPTIGMIDISVIVAYFGLNILESIVMRALVG from the coding sequence ATGAACTCGCTCATTGGCGCGCTCGATGCGCTCCTCGCCCTCATTCGCCCTGTCATCTTCGCGGCCGGCGCCGTGGCTGGTATCGGGGCTATCGTCAGCTGGGGCGTGCGCACCCGCAAGATTTCGCCCTTCTCCGGTGTGGCGCGGTTCGTCCGCGGCAGCATCGACCCGTGGCTAGTCACGCCCATGGAACGGCGTCTGCTGCGCGCCGGTGGCACCCCGTACGCGGCGCCGTGGTGGGCACTCGCTGCGGTCATTCTGGGCGGCCTGCTTCTGATCTCCGGGCTGCAGTTTGTGCGCGATCAGCTTGCCCTGCTCTTCCTCGCCTCGCAGTCGGGGATGTCGCTGGCGGCGGTGCTCGTGCAGTGGACGTTCAGCATCCTGCGGATTGCCCTCTTCGCCCGCGTGATTGCCAGCTGGGTGGGCGGTGGCCCCTACTCCAAATGGTGGCGCTGGAGCTTCGTCCTCACCGAGTGGTTCCTGGCACCGCTGCGGAATGTTATCCCGACGATCGGGATGATCGACATTTCGGTGATCGTGGCGTACTTCGGGCTCAACATTCTTGAGTCGATCGTAATGCGCGCGCTGGTGGGTTAG